From Coturnix japonica isolate 7356 chromosome 1, Coturnix japonica 2.1, whole genome shotgun sequence, the proteins below share one genomic window:
- the MFSD9 gene encoding major facilitator superfamily domain-containing protein 9 isoform X3 produces MVVPLMSLHIKSLGASHTVVGIIGSLYGIMQLFSSTFVGCWSDIVGRRYSLLACILLSALGYFLLGASTSVFLFALSRVPVGIFKHTLSISKALLSDLVSERDRPLVMGRFNAASGVGFILGPVVGGYLTELEDGFYRTSFICASIFLLNAGLVWMLPWNEENIVNMKHEHSKKRTDNSSPIRDRDSHMKPVTNGAMANDSPFQSPWVQIATVLKRIKEIASSDLWDIFLIRLLMSVAILLYYSNFTLALDERFGVKPLFSGYLMSYSSTLGVLAGCLLGPITRLYQHNTYRLLLHSSTFTCVLILLYASALGMWMVILSSTFLAFSTTIGRTCIIDLELTIGGNEASGTLLGVGQSVTSVGRIIAPLLSGIAQEFSPCGPPSLGVGLALIAILIMNINKQKYCSSGNVKLKNQ; encoded by the exons GGCTGCTGGAGTGATATAGTAGGAAGACGGTACTCCCTGCTTGCTTGTATTCTTCTCAGTGCACTGGGTTACTTCCTGCTTGGAGCATCCACCTCCGTGTTCCTGTTTGCCCTTTCTAGAGTCCCTGTAG GTATTTTCAAACACACACTTTCCATCTCTAAAGCCCTGCTTTCTGACTTGGTTTCTGAGAGAGACCGCCCCTTAGTAATGGGACGTTTCAATGCAGCCTCTGGTGTGGGCTTCATTCTGGGTCCTGTTGTTGGTGGCTACCTTACAGAGTTGGAAGATGGATTTTATCGAACATCTTTCATCTGTGCCTCTATCTTCCTTCTGAATGCTG GTCTTGTCTGGATGTTACCctggaatgaagaaaacattgtcAATATGAAACATGAACATAGCAAGAAAAGGACAGACAATTCCTCACCAATAAGAGATCGTGACTCACACATGAAACCAGTAACTAATGGAGCTATGGCAAATGATAGTCCTTTCCAGTCTCCGTGGGTCCAAATCGCAACAGTGCTGAAGAGGATTAAAGAAATTGCATCCTCTGATCTATgggatatatttttaatacGGTTACTGATGTCTGTTGCTATACTTCTGTACTACAGTAATTTTACTCTGGCTTTGGATGAGAGATTTGGGGTGAAACCCCTGTTCTCTGGATACCTAATGAGCTATAGCAGTACACTTGGAGTTCTGGCTGGTTGTCTTCTTGGACCAATAACAAGACTGTATCAGCACAACACTTACAGACTTCTGTTGCACTCTAGCACTTTTACCTGCGTGTTGATTCTTCTGTATGCATCAGCACTTGGCATGTGGATGGTCATTTTGTCTTCCACGTTCTTAGCCTTTTCAACTACTATAGGTCGTACTTGCATCATTGACCTCGAATTGACCATTGGTGGGAATGAGGCCAGTGGTACGCTCCTGGGTGTTGGACAGTCTGTGACATCAGTGGGACGTATAATTGCTCCACTCCTTTCTGGAATTGCTCAGGAATTCAGTCCCTGCGGCCCACCGAGTCTGGGGGTTGGTTTAGCCTTAATAGCTATTCTGATAATGAACATAAACAAGCAAAAGTATTGTAGCAGTGGAAATGTTAAGTTAAAAAATCAATAG